A single window of Archangium gephyra DNA harbors:
- a CDS encoding molybdopterin-dependent oxidoreductase, translating into MTGQPNAGGGVRDTGSLAHALPAGRLVSKEKDRHEMEKLWGLPEGRISPNPGLSAVPLFEAMREGKVRAALVMATNPARSLPNADRYRVGMEKAFLVVCDSIFPTDTAQLADVFLPAAMWAEKEGVFSQSERRYHLVQKLVEPPGEARSDLEILVALGERLGHGSC; encoded by the coding sequence ATGACGGGCCAGCCCAACGCGGGCGGCGGCGTGCGGGACACGGGCTCGCTGGCCCACGCGCTGCCCGCCGGACGGCTCGTGTCCAAGGAGAAGGACAGACACGAGATGGAGAAGTTGTGGGGACTGCCCGAGGGCCGCATCTCGCCCAACCCGGGCCTGTCCGCCGTGCCGCTCTTCGAGGCCATGCGCGAGGGCAAGGTGCGCGCGGCGCTGGTGATGGCCACCAACCCGGCGCGCTCGCTGCCCAACGCGGATCGCTACCGCGTGGGCATGGAGAAGGCCTTCCTCGTCGTCTGTGATTCCATCTTCCCCACCGACACCGCGCAGCTCGCCGACGTCTTCCTTCCGGCGGCCATGTGGGCGGAGAAGGAGGGCGTCTTCTCGCAGTCCGAGCGCCGCTACCACCTGGTGCAGAAGCTGGTGGAGCCGCCGGGCGAGGCACGCTCGGACCTGGAGATTCTCGTGGCCCTTGGCGAGCGGCTCGGCCACGGGAGCTGCTGA
- a CDS encoding GNAT family N-acetyltransferase: protein MFPVENGQVKRLGADDAPALQSLLERCRDFLELTHEAPRPDEAEHFLANLPEGKTLEDKFVLGLYADGTSELAGVIDIVRHWPVRDEWIIGTFLLDPTHRNAGLGAHVHRQLEGWVRNQGATGLRLVVQQQNPGALRFWQRQGYTITGQTHQRTRTRENVIHLLHKPLGA, encoded by the coding sequence ATGTTCCCGGTCGAGAACGGACAGGTGAAGCGGCTCGGAGCGGACGACGCACCGGCGCTGCAGTCCCTGCTCGAGCGCTGCCGCGACTTCCTGGAGCTGACGCACGAGGCGCCGCGGCCCGATGAAGCGGAGCACTTCCTGGCGAACCTGCCCGAGGGAAAGACACTCGAGGACAAGTTCGTGCTCGGGCTTTACGCGGACGGGACGAGCGAGCTGGCCGGAGTCATCGACATCGTCCGCCACTGGCCCGTGAGGGACGAGTGGATCATCGGCACCTTCCTGCTGGACCCCACCCACCGCAACGCGGGGCTCGGGGCGCACGTGCACCGGCAGCTCGAGGGATGGGTGCGGAACCAGGGAGCAACGGGGCTCCGGCTCGTCGTGCAACAGCAGAACCCGGGGGCGCTCCGCTTCTGGCAGCGGCAGGGCTACACCATCACGGGCCAGACGCACCAGCGGACCCGCACGCGGGAGAACGTCATCCACCTGTTGCACAAACCGCTCGGCGCCTGA
- a CDS encoding multiheme c-type cytochrome, giving the protein MRAWSLLSMAAPEPPHGATLGGTLEGVALVCIVVALVGLVLVEFVFKSRMARSTYRWMLLLGLFVLPAVALLGTTGHMFESMKEVEACQSCHVMDPFVVDMHNAESATLAARHYRSGAIPAKQCYACHTGYGIFGTVESKRDGFRHWLLYVTDTWKEPITYKGSYPNSNCLACHATAPAFTRVDSHRALSKQLASDEMNCFTCHGLPHPSRPSRAPTRAAVH; this is encoded by the coding sequence ATGCGAGCCTGGAGCCTGCTGTCGATGGCCGCGCCCGAGCCTCCGCATGGCGCCACGCTGGGCGGCACGCTGGAGGGCGTGGCCCTGGTGTGCATCGTCGTGGCGCTGGTGGGGCTGGTGCTGGTGGAGTTCGTCTTCAAGTCGAGGATGGCGCGCTCGACGTACCGGTGGATGCTGCTGCTGGGGCTCTTCGTGCTGCCGGCCGTGGCGCTGCTGGGCACCACGGGGCACATGTTCGAGTCGATGAAGGAGGTGGAGGCCTGCCAGTCCTGCCACGTGATGGACCCCTTCGTGGTGGACATGCACAACGCGGAGAGCGCCACGCTGGCGGCCAGGCACTACCGGTCGGGAGCCATTCCGGCGAAGCAGTGCTACGCGTGCCACACGGGCTACGGCATCTTCGGCACGGTGGAGTCCAAGCGCGACGGCTTCCGCCACTGGCTGCTGTACGTGACGGACACGTGGAAGGAGCCCATCACGTACAAGGGCTCCTATCCCAACTCCAACTGCCTGGCCTGCCACGCCACGGCGCCGGCCTTCACGCGGGTGGACAGCCACCGGGCGCTGAGCAAGCAGCTCGCGAGCGACGAGATGAACTGCTTCACCTGCCACGGACTGCCGCACCCCTCCCGCCCGAGCCGCGCGCCCACCCGCGCCGCCGTCCACTGA
- a CDS encoding CHAT domain-containing protein produces MRTVIPRDLHPGHAGMETVTSLLLDFIRAEDAGERYAFRFGVQEYVLRGAGGGAENLELHWNQALLADLAALHQPGCDPAILQRVGGLLRGFLKSDEWARQETRLLEAVSREQPVVVTLRSAAAELYALPWELLTLGASGQHLGELPSVLVRYEWPETRTAAESPSPRPEGGRVLFAWSAAGGGVPVTEHLRAIQEGARAGHHPFQPQGDVLERASYGRLDDVLRAAMAPGGSPISVLHLLCHGGAAGQTCGLVLDGEDTGEPTIVDAGRLRQLLAPYAGMVRLVVLAACNGGNTGTLGNQLGSIAQALHQIGIGAVIASRFPLSIPGANRFSESFYQGLLGGPCSVESAFLAARRQLARDTSRLDWASLQLYARGAEGHDSRPLVLRPYRGLLAFQPEHSRFFFGRDGEIQEIIGDLGALTKAGAPRLLVIAGASGTGKSSVVLAGAVPRMLQQPGATWVFSSMRPGARPLAALDAALATRTEPGRPLLLVVDQFEELFTQTESVEERDAFAHRLWALAADAGSGVSVLVTLRVDFIGRCGELVLDDKGLRLDKVAYEEKHRVFVAQMTQAQLQEAIERPAQLVGLTLEAGLARRMLQDVEGEPGALPLLQDTLDLLWQQREGRTLTQAAYDKVGGVTGALQRRANAQVEALDDAGKQLARRLLVRLVSTRDDTARDTRRRMPLLELRPRDAEKGAHFERILGRFVDERLLVRTDEGQMAAVEIAHEALIRKWQLLVDWLREDRERLAELEKLKRWGQEWKSSGTLLESGRLAIAQDIERRCPDEAGDDARELLEHSRKKLQKERLSRWFGRAGIMVVAGGLLALGFSALVSKLVISTAFGLAFENSTNLFDQKHVNAAFEQVRANNPQAASILLRELGFNLPWRIRGWLEALPICTVKSGEDGPEPRQKPHGDWHCNVSIQENGHVRVELNGLKPCTFPLYAKDDSRDACMGLIYPELMKKLWTENPCPTPEESKGYFGMAEGQDVLPTQAECKDMQGCLSHSETADASWQCWADYQKGRLKRHNKWLAGNAGVHLKQAVKDLSPLFADEPPQERATPPAEDGPRREGMTDGVSIRGP; encoded by the coding sequence ATGCGGACAGTCATTCCGAGAGACCTGCACCCGGGCCATGCCGGGATGGAGACCGTCACGTCCCTGTTGCTCGACTTCATCCGTGCCGAGGACGCGGGAGAGCGTTACGCCTTCCGCTTCGGTGTCCAGGAGTATGTGCTTCGCGGTGCCGGTGGAGGCGCCGAGAACCTCGAGCTCCACTGGAACCAGGCCCTGCTCGCGGACCTCGCCGCCCTCCACCAGCCAGGCTGCGATCCCGCCATCCTCCAGCGCGTCGGCGGGCTGCTGCGGGGCTTCCTCAAATCGGACGAATGGGCTCGCCAGGAGACCCGGCTGCTCGAGGCTGTCTCTCGCGAGCAGCCCGTGGTGGTCACCCTCCGCTCCGCCGCCGCCGAGCTGTACGCCCTGCCCTGGGAGCTGCTCACCCTGGGCGCCAGCGGTCAGCACCTGGGCGAGCTGCCCTCGGTCCTCGTGCGCTACGAGTGGCCCGAGACCCGCACCGCGGCCGAGTCGCCCTCGCCTCGTCCCGAAGGTGGGCGCGTCCTCTTCGCCTGGTCGGCGGCGGGTGGTGGCGTCCCCGTCACCGAGCACCTGCGCGCCATCCAGGAGGGAGCACGCGCCGGCCATCATCCCTTCCAGCCCCAGGGCGATGTCCTCGAGCGCGCCTCCTACGGGCGGCTGGATGATGTGCTCCGGGCGGCGATGGCCCCGGGTGGCTCGCCCATCTCCGTGCTCCACCTGCTCTGCCACGGTGGCGCCGCCGGACAGACCTGCGGCCTGGTACTCGACGGCGAGGACACGGGCGAGCCCACCATCGTCGACGCCGGACGCCTCCGCCAGCTCCTCGCGCCCTACGCGGGCATGGTGCGGCTGGTGGTCCTCGCCGCCTGCAACGGCGGCAACACCGGCACACTCGGCAATCAGCTGGGGAGTATCGCCCAGGCGCTCCACCAGATTGGCATTGGCGCCGTCATCGCCTCGCGCTTCCCCCTGTCCATTCCCGGCGCCAACCGCTTCTCCGAGTCCTTCTACCAGGGGCTCCTCGGCGGCCCCTGCTCCGTGGAGAGCGCCTTCCTCGCCGCCCGCCGGCAGCTCGCGCGCGACACCTCCCGCCTGGACTGGGCGAGCCTGCAGCTCTACGCGCGCGGCGCCGAGGGCCATGACAGCCGCCCCCTCGTCCTGCGCCCCTACCGCGGCCTGCTCGCCTTCCAGCCCGAGCACAGCCGCTTCTTCTTCGGCCGCGACGGCGAAATCCAGGAGATCATCGGCGACCTCGGCGCGCTCACGAAGGCCGGAGCGCCGCGCCTGCTCGTCATCGCCGGCGCGTCGGGCACCGGCAAGTCCTCGGTGGTGCTCGCCGGTGCCGTGCCGCGCATGCTCCAGCAGCCCGGGGCCACGTGGGTGTTCTCCTCGATGCGCCCCGGTGCCCGGCCGCTGGCCGCGCTCGACGCCGCCCTCGCCACGCGGACGGAGCCGGGCAGGCCGCTGCTGCTCGTGGTGGATCAGTTCGAGGAGCTCTTCACCCAGACGGAGTCCGTGGAGGAGCGCGATGCCTTCGCCCACCGGCTGTGGGCACTGGCGGCGGACGCCGGCTCCGGCGTGTCGGTACTCGTCACCCTGCGCGTGGACTTCATCGGCCGCTGCGGCGAGCTCGTGCTCGATGACAAGGGATTGCGGCTCGACAAGGTCGCCTACGAGGAGAAGCACCGGGTCTTCGTGGCGCAGATGACCCAGGCGCAGCTGCAGGAGGCCATTGAAAGGCCGGCGCAGCTGGTGGGGCTCACGCTCGAGGCGGGCCTGGCGCGCCGGATGCTCCAGGACGTCGAGGGCGAGCCGGGTGCCCTCCCCCTGCTCCAGGACACCCTCGACCTCCTCTGGCAACAGCGCGAGGGGCGGACGCTCACCCAGGCCGCCTATGACAAGGTGGGCGGTGTCACCGGAGCGCTCCAACGCCGGGCCAATGCGCAAGTCGAGGCGCTCGACGACGCGGGGAAACAGCTCGCACGCCGCCTCCTGGTCCGGCTGGTGAGCACGCGCGATGACACGGCGAGGGACACGCGGCGGCGGATGCCTCTCCTGGAGCTCCGGCCACGAGATGCGGAGAAGGGGGCGCACTTCGAGCGGATCCTCGGCCGGTTCGTCGATGAGCGGCTGCTGGTGCGTACGGACGAGGGCCAGATGGCCGCCGTGGAGATTGCCCACGAGGCGCTGATCCGGAAGTGGCAGCTCCTGGTGGACTGGCTGCGGGAAGACCGCGAGCGGCTCGCGGAGCTGGAGAAGCTCAAGAGGTGGGGGCAGGAGTGGAAGAGCTCCGGGACGCTGCTGGAGTCAGGCCGGCTCGCGATCGCACAAGACATCGAGAGGCGCTGCCCCGATGAGGCCGGCGATGATGCGAGGGAGTTGCTCGAGCACAGCCGCAAGAAGCTCCAGAAGGAGCGGCTCTCCCGGTGGTTCGGCAGGGCAGGCATCATGGTTGTAGCGGGAGGACTGCTGGCGCTCGGATTTTCCGCCCTCGTGTCCAAGCTGGTGATCAGTACCGCGTTTGGGCTGGCGTTCGAAAACTCGACGAACCTCTTCGATCAGAAGCATGTGAACGCCGCTTTCGAACAGGTGAGGGCGAACAATCCGCAAGCGGCGAGCATCCTCTTGAGGGAGCTCGGCTTCAATCTACCGTGGCGGATCCGCGGCTGGCTCGAGGCCCTTCCCATCTGCACCGTCAAGTCCGGTGAAGACGGGCCCGAGCCCAGGCAGAAACCCCATGGCGACTGGCATTGCAATGTCTCCATCCAGGAGAATGGCCATGTGCGCGTGGAGCTCAACGGACTGAAGCCCTGCACCTTCCCCCTCTACGCGAAAGATGACTCCCGTGACGCCTGCATGGGGCTTATCTACCCGGAGCTCATGAAGAAGCTCTGGACGGAGAATCCCTGCCCCACTCCCGAGGAATCGAAGGGGTACTTCGGAATGGCCGAAGGGCAGGATGTCCTTCCGACCCAGGCGGAGTGCAAAGACATGCAGGGGTGCCTGAGCCATTCGGAAACAGCAGACGCTTCCTGGCAGTGCTGGGCCGATTACCAGAAGGGAAGGCTCAAACGGCATAACAAGTGGCTCGCTGGAAACGCCGGCGTTCACCTGAAGCAAGCGGTGAAAGACCTGTCTCCCCTCTTCGCGGACGAACCGCCCCAGGAGCGAGCCACTCCCCCTGCTGAGGACGGCCCCCGGCGCGAGGGCATGACAGACGGGGTCTCCATAAGAGGCCCATGA
- a CDS encoding molybdopterin-dependent oxidoreductase — MSMTRRELLHYFGVTAAGLAGPGCIGWTREEAIPVDSWHKSVCRFCGSGCETRVGVRGGKVVKVEGLQEGWNRGRLCIKGLLNREILYVSDRAQYPMVRKNGQLVRVSWDEALDAAAAGFREAIAQGGPDAVAYYGSGQLFTQESYTANKLFKGGIGTNNVDGNPRLCMASAAFGYKSVFGADEPSGCYDDIEHATTFFVIGANMAECHPVVWERVRDRLRTAPQTRVIVVDPRRTPTARDATLHLQLRPGTDVALLNAMAHELLRTGLVDRTFIDNFVTFRKGAADAPPLTREDFQKFLEDYAPEKVADLCGLSSAEIREAARLWGISQAVTSFWTMGLNQQTHGVAANRMMMALHLLTGQIGRPGPRPSP; from the coding sequence ATGAGCATGACGCGGCGGGAGCTCCTCCACTACTTCGGCGTGACGGCTGCGGGCCTGGCGGGGCCCGGATGTATCGGCTGGACGCGCGAGGAGGCCATCCCGGTGGACTCCTGGCACAAGAGCGTGTGCCGCTTCTGCGGCTCGGGCTGCGAGACGCGCGTGGGCGTGCGCGGCGGCAAGGTGGTGAAGGTCGAGGGCCTGCAGGAAGGCTGGAACCGGGGCCGGCTGTGCATCAAGGGCCTGCTCAACCGTGAAATCCTCTACGTCTCGGACCGGGCGCAGTACCCCATGGTGCGCAAGAACGGGCAGCTGGTGCGCGTGTCCTGGGACGAGGCGCTCGACGCGGCGGCCGCCGGCTTCCGCGAGGCCATCGCGCAGGGCGGGCCGGACGCGGTGGCGTACTACGGCTCGGGGCAGCTCTTCACGCAGGAGAGCTACACCGCCAACAAGTTGTTCAAGGGTGGCATCGGGACGAACAACGTGGATGGCAACCCGCGCCTGTGCATGGCGTCGGCGGCCTTTGGCTACAAGTCCGTGTTCGGCGCGGACGAGCCCTCGGGCTGCTACGACGACATCGAGCACGCCACGACCTTCTTCGTCATCGGCGCCAACATGGCCGAGTGCCACCCGGTCGTCTGGGAGCGCGTGCGGGACCGCCTCCGCACCGCGCCGCAGACGCGCGTCATCGTGGTGGACCCGAGGCGCACGCCCACCGCGCGAGACGCCACGCTGCATCTACAGCTACGGCCCGGCACGGACGTGGCGCTGCTCAATGCCATGGCCCACGAGCTGCTGCGCACCGGGCTGGTGGACCGGACGTTCATCGACAACTTCGTCACCTTCCGCAAGGGCGCGGCCGACGCGCCGCCGCTCACGCGGGAGGACTTCCAGAAGTTCCTCGAGGACTACGCGCCGGAGAAGGTGGCGGACCTGTGTGGCCTGTCCTCGGCGGAGATTCGCGAGGCCGCGCGGCTGTGGGGCATCTCCCAGGCGGTGACGAGCTTCTGGACGATGGGACTCAACCAGCAGACGCACGGGGTGGCGGCCAACCGGATGATGATGGCGCTGCACCTGCTCACGGGGCAGATAGGACGGCCCGGGCCTCGCCCTTCTCCATGA